DNA sequence from the Oncorhynchus nerka isolate Pitt River linkage group LG9b, Oner_Uvic_2.0, whole genome shotgun sequence genome:
GGAATGAAGATAACAGTATCTTCCAGGGTGAGCAAAGGAAAGAGACATTGAAGCACAATCTCAAACGCCCTGCATCTAGATTCATTATTGGGAAACGGGTGATCTTGGGCCCTCAATACACACTGCATGAAACCCCCaatcagcctggttcctctggccACTTAGGGGGCAATGGGATGGAGACAGCAGAGCTGGTTTGCTCCTATGCCTCAAAAACAGACTCTGATGTGCTTGTGGTCCACCCAGAGCCTCCGCTTGTTCCCACTGTATCAGCTGTCACCTTTAACAGTCAAGTAGGGACTCACAGCAATAGGAGGGATATCGACATGATTGACTCTCAGCCTATTGAATTAGAGATGGACATGTGCTCTACGTGGAACAAACAGGCTAAGACAGAGATTACTTTCTCTCAGCTCCAACAAAACCTCGAAAATATCTCAGGCATGAGTCCCGatcactgtcaactgacacaggGAATGAACACAGCATCGAATTTTGATGGACCTGACATGATGAGTTTTGCCATGTATGAGAAACAGTCTAACCATCCCCAATGGAGCGATGTCCAAGGGAGCGAGGTCCAAGGGAGCGCTGACAGCAGGGATAAGCGTTTTGTTTGCCCTTTCTGTCACAAGTGTCTGATGACGTCTCAGAACCTCGAGGTGCACATGCGGATTCACACAGGAGAAAGACCGTTCAGTTGTGCCCAGTGCGGGAAAAGGTTCACCCAGTCAGCCCATCTGAAAACTCACCAGAGTGTACACACAGGAGAACGGCCGTTTGCGTGTACACTTTGTGGGAAAAGTTTCATAGTGAAATACAGTCTCACGTTACACCTGAAGAAACACCACTCTAATGTGAGGCCTTTGTAAAGTTAAAACAAAAGTGACATGCATTAGAGTGCACTTCTAACCATTTACTGTTCAAAAGCATACAAATCAATGGGAAACTGAATGAAATTGATTGGATCACAATGACATGTTTTATCTATTTAGGTATTAGAATATTGCATTTTGTATTATGTATTTGGGTGCATCTTGCCATTCTAAATAAACTAATATGGCAGCATAATGACAAAATAATTTGTACCATTATGATTACACTGTGTACTAAGAACAATCGAAGACAATAACATCATTTGTACCATTATGATTACACTGTGTACTAAGAACAATCGAAGACAATAACATCATTTGTACCATTATGATTACACTGTGTACTAAGAACAATCGAAGACAATAACGAATCAGTATATCAACATAATTGTTTTCTAAAACACCATGTTAAAATCAACAATGGTAAATCAATGCGTTAATTTGTAGACAAGAGATACATTGAAGCCTTTAATCAGCTGTCAATGCATGGGAATGTTACCTGGGGAGTGTAAATGCTTGTTTTCACTTTAGTGTCGTTTTCAATTTATTTGCATATTTAGCCACACCAATTTTAGGTTTAATGTTTAGACTTTGAAAACATGTAAGAAAATATGACCATTTCATGTTCCattatgatattgttatgtgtaggTCAATCCACAGAATTAAATAGAACAGTATTACATTGTATCTCTTGACAACAATTGTGTTTAGATGTTGTTTGGATCCAAGGTTTTGTTGAAATAAATGGAGATAATCATCTTTATCTCGcatctctatatctctgtatcCTCGATTCAAAAATGCTGAGAGACCCTCAGACATATCATATGCATAGTAACCTAAATGTACTGTTAGTTATTATTTCATTTCTATGGATGAATTATTATTCGAATAACCATTTTCAGACTGTGGTGTATGTCTCTGGTCCATGGTGGATGGGCGCGTGCGCAGTATATGCAATGATTTTCAAAAACAACTGCGTTGGCTAACAATTTTGAAGCGCGGTTGACGTAATACTGTCGCGCAGTCTTGCAGTGCGGAAGGCTTCTTCGTTTAGATTAGGTTGGAGCCTTTGTCACAACTCTTATTGTTCTGACAATAGAAACCCTATAACAACATCAACTGACTCGTAGACAAATGCTGTTTGTCTGTGATTAGTTTAGAAAGTTGTTATAACAAGATGTCAGTCTTTTCGCCGGCCACAACGTCGACTTCAGTTCCTTTTCATAAACCGCTCACTTTATCATACAAATCATGGAGAATCGTAATGCGCAAGGACATGGAAAGGAGTCAGTAGCGCACAAACACTCGGTCAGAAATCACCTCGATCCCAGTGAGACCAGTCATCAACTCAGGGAACCTGGCTGTTTACAATTAGCCTACAATGATTTAACCAATGTATTTATATCACCACTATTCTACTAGCCACTGTAGTTATTTCTATAGTTTTCATGGGTTTTCTCCTCAATTCTGTATTGCCACTTAAAGCTAAACACCAGGTCAATGTTTTACTCTTTGTGTTTTTAGTTGTAGACAATATTATATAGACAATATTGTCTATAGTATATTAGCAAAGCTAGGAAGATGACTAAAAACATGACAAAATGTATCATATCGGATCTTGGAAATTTTAAGTATGATTTCAGGCACCCTAGTTAAAAATGCAGCACTGGTATGAGAATAATATTGAGTTCTTCCTAATGTGCCCTTACATTATTGTTTATGGAATTGAGACTTACATGCTCTTCTTGATATGGTATTGAAAGATTTTAAGAAAGGATTAATCTGGTTCCCTACAGTCTATGGTGAAGGCAAGCCGGACACCGTAAGCCTACAGGATACAAAGGGAGAGTAAGTGCAACGGAGGCCTGGAATAAAAAATCAAATGGAATGGATGGTTTATCTATACTAGAAAATACCAACCCCATCATAGAAAGATTTCTCCAAAAGGCAATTATCCACTATTTCCCCCTCCTATAGGCAGTTTTGAAtcaggtgatgatgatgaagacaaAAAGGCTGTGATTGATTCGCACATCaacctagagggagggagggagagcacgaTCCCGAAGCTTCAGCATATGAACGCTGCACACTGCGTACGGAAGGAGGGATACTCTTGTGGATACCAAGTACTGAAACAGCCAAAcgcattccttaccccaggatacttcaactggtGACTTTCCGTGAGAATAAAGAAAAAGGAGCACTCTGAAACAGATTCTGAAGATCCAGCTTGCTCTTATGCTACAGAAATGAGCCCCATTCGTGTCACAGCTCACCCAAAGCAacaacataaactcagcaaaaaaagaaacacctCTTTCAGGACCCAgtatttcaaagataattcgaaaattcaaataacttcacagatcttcattgtaaagggtttaaacactgtttcccctgcttgttcaatgaaccataaaaaaattataaacatgcacctgtggaatggtcgttacgacactaacagcttacagacggtaggcaattaaggtcacagaaaacttaggacactaaaagagtcatttctactgactctgaaaaacaccaaaggaaagatgcccagagtccctgctcatctgcgtgaacgtgccttaggcatgctgcaaggaggcatggggactgcagatgtggccacggcaataaattgcaatgtccgtactgtgagacgcctaagacagtgctacaggaagacaggacagacagctgatcgtcctcgcattgGCAGACCAAGTGTATCAACAACTGCATagaatcggtacatccgaacatcacacctgcaggacaggtacaggatggcaacaacaactgacgaagttacaccaggaatgcacaatccctccatcagtgctcagactgtccgcaataggctgagagagtctggactgagggcttgtaggcctgttgtaaggcaggtcctcaccagacatcaccggcaacaacggtgggcacaaacccaccgtcactggaccagacaggactggcaaaaagtgctcttcactgatgagtcgcggttttgtctcaccaggggtgatggtcgaatttgcatttattgtcgaaggaatgagccttacaccgaggcctgtactctggagcgggatcgatttggaggtggagggtccgtcatggtctggggcggtgtgccatagcatcatcggactgagcatgttctcattgcaggcaatctcaaccctgtgtgtgacagggaagacatcctccttcctcatgtggtacctttcctgcaggctcatcctgacatgaccctccatgacaatgccaccagccatgctgctcgtgctgtgcgtgatttcctgcatgacagcaatgtcagtgttctgccatggccagcgaagagcccggatcccaatccaattgagcatgtctgtggaacttgttcagtttttgtctcagttgttgaatcttgttatgttcatacaaatatttacacgttaagtttgcatTTCACAATGTGAAACCAGAGGCTGCGATGTTTGATTCTGGACACAATGAAGAAAACTATGAATCTAGCAGTAATGATTATTATGATAGGGATTCTAGTAATGATTTACATCCACTTAACCTGCATTTCTTACGAGGCTAGTGAAGCCTTTGGATATCTTGCCGAGAGGCTTTTCGCTAACAGTCAAGGAAATATGAGAGAGAACATAGCAAGGCCAAAAGTGGCCATAGTCCAACGCTACATGTCAGTGCAGAACATAAAATGCAACGCAGGGTTCGAAAGCGGACTGTTTGTTTGTGGCTTCTGCAAGAAAGAGTTTTACATGTCCATAGTATCTTCAGGTTCACCAGCGGGTTCACACAGGAGACAAACCCTTCAGCTGGCCAGGCTGGTTATCTGAAGAAACATCAGAATGTCCACACGGGAGAGAAACCATTTTGATTGATCATATTGTGTCTGTAGTTGGCTATTCCATATTGAAAAAAATATACTTCAAATATATATGTTTAGATGCATTTTCAGGAAACGTGTGAAAATATAAGGAATTGGCCAAATCATTCATTtaaaaatacagtaccagtcaaaagtttggacaccaactcattccagggtttttctttattttcactattttctacattgttgtcacgccctggccttagtattctgtgttttctttattattgtggttaggccagggtgtgacatgggtgattatgtgtttgtcttgtctaggggttttgcagattgatggggttgtgttcagtgtagtattctaggtaagtctatggttgcctagagtggttctcaatcagaggcaggtgtttatcgttgtctctgattgggaaccatatttaggcagccatattctttgggtttttcgtgggtgattgtttcctgtctctgtgttttgcaccagttaggactgtttcggtttttccacggtttcttattttgtatatgtatattgttcacgttatcatctttattaaagatgttcaaccataaccacgctgcattttggtcctcctctccttcccaggaagaaaaccgttacaattgtAGAAAAATACTGAAGACattcaaactatgaaatagcatatggattcatgtagtaaccaagaaagtgttaaacaaatgaaaatatattttatatttgagattcttcgaagta
Encoded proteins:
- the LOC115114063 gene encoding zinc finger protein 699-like; the protein is MSRIPGPMWNSKALHEQLASIMGALTNAAVADICEVVDEGYAILQLEISRSYKENEDLKKKLHLIESIIARGIDGKAGTQAVITEPVPLGEGLHPKLSQQEDSTCHKSNGITITSGDCYFVEEEEELPDVVLIKDEDSEDSDTHEEGVNVSSVGGDSVAPHTSPNARKDGNRGDSVAPHTSPNARKDGNSPAQFRSRKIDWQRNEDNSIFQGEQRKETLKHNLKRPASRFIIGKRVILGPQYTLHETPNQPGSSGHLGGNGMETAELVCSYASKTDSDVLVVHPEPPLVPTVSAVTFNSQVGTHSNRRDIDMIDSQPIELEMDMCSTWNKQAKTEITFSQLQQNLENISGMSPDHCQLTQGMNTASNFDGPDMMSFAMYEKQSNHPQWSDVQGSEVQGSADSRDKRFVCPFCHKCLMTSQNLEVHMRIHTGERPFSCAQCGKRFTQSAHLKTHQSVHTGERPFACTLCGKSFIVKYSLTLHLKKHHSNVRPL